A section of the Mangifera indica cultivar Alphonso chromosome 12, CATAS_Mindica_2.1, whole genome shotgun sequence genome encodes:
- the LOC123193108 gene encoding uncharacterized protein LOC123193108: MAVLETKVGNDRLSIVNGNIWREWENANNNDSHPNGRIWVGWNKDTISFNVIEKNPQFIHGEAWLVEENSLIALTMVYGYNQPMERRRLWKEIDRLSNGMGNKPWLIMGDFNAIRGPSEKIGGVSWGDTYSDDLNKCCEEANLEDLRYMGNQLTWSNCSEGHRRIACKLDRALVNEQWKDVFEESFAMFLNHSISDHSPCIVTCGGGVRRRRVPFKFYNMWATHDNFLNIVRESWQEDVEGIPMYKLISKLKRLKKVLRRLNKEGFWRISEKVEEAKGRLEDVQNRLQSSPLNEDLAKEEKAVQHFFSSGHLLKEVNCTILALVPKVANASRCMEYRPIACCNIIYKCISKILANRLKAILPSFIDKAQGAFVGGRCIGENIMLCQDLMHNYHRVSKDKKCAMKIDLLKAYDTVHWDFILAILEAIGFHGKFIGWIRSCISTPSFSLGINGELVGFFKSSHGLRADVESLTLMKSSLKLFHEWSGLQMNCNKSNIYISGLPQEEKIKLADSINVEEIDGILRDFLWNGAAMDGRKAKVAWEEVCVPKEEGGLGIMRCKVWNKAAITKNMWKILLDKGNSLWVEWIKHALVKEVIDEHGWKWPAANSCHLMEIKGALPCCPMGGEDALTWAPNSNGKFTIKSAWEIMRSRKDKVEWCERLLSRHNLGACPRYACV, from the exons ATGGCTGTGTTGGAAACTAAAGTGGGGAATGATAGATTAAGTATagtgaatggtaatatttggaGAGAGTGGGAGAATGCTAATAACAATGATAGTCaccctaatgggagaatttgggtaggatggaataaggataCTATCAGTTTTAATGTCATTGAGAAAAATCCGCAATTCATACATGGGGAGGCTTGGTTAGTAGAGGAGAACTCTCTTATAGCCTTAACTATGGTCTATGGGTATAATCAACCTATGGAAAGGAGAAGATTATGGAAGGAAATTGATAGGCTCTCCAATGGGATGGGGAACAAACCGTGGCTAATAATGGGGGActttaatgcaattaggggtCCAAGTGAGAAAATTGGAGGAGTAtcatggggagatacttataGTGATGACCTAAATAAGTGTTGTGAGGAAGCAAATCTAGAAGATCTTCGGTACATGGGAAACCaactcacttggagtaattgtagtgagggacataggaggatagcatgcaagTTGGATAGAGCCCTTGTAAATGAACAATGGAAAGATGTTTTTGAGGAATCCTTTGCCATGTTTCTTAACCATTCCATCTCTGACCATTCCCCATGCATTGTGACGTGTGGAGGTGGTGTAAGGAGGAGGAGGGTCCCTTTCAAGTTCTATAACATGTGGGCAACACATGATAATTTCCTTAATATTGTGAGGGAGTCTTGGCAAGAGGATGTAGAAGGCATCCCTATGTATAAGCTCATCAGCAAGctcaagagattaaaaaagGTTCTTAGGAGGCTAAATAAGGAGgggttttggagaatttcagagaaggtggaagaagcaaaaggaaGGCTGGAGGATGTTCAAAATAGACTTCAAAGCAGCCCACTAAATGAAGatttagctaaggaagaaaag GCAGTCCAGCACTTTTTCTCTTCAGGCCATCTTCTCAaggaggtaaattgcactatcttagctcttgtccctaaggttgctaacGCTTCAAGGTGTATGGAGTATAGGCCGATAGCTTGCTGCAATATAATCTATAAGTGCATTTCAAAGATCCTTGCAAATCGTCTCAAAGCCATACTTCCGagtttcattgataaagcccaaggagcaTTTGTGGGAGGAAGGTGCATTGGAGAGAATAttatgttgtgtcaagacctaaTGCATAATTACCATAGAGtgagcaaagacaagaagtgtgcCATGAAGATTGACTTATTGAAGGCATATGATACGGTTCATTGGGACTTCATCCTTGCtattcttgaagcaattggtTTTCATGGAAAATTCATTGGATGGATTAGGAGCTGCATCTCAACCCCCTCTTTTTCTttgggaataaatggtgaattggtgggatttttcaagagttctcatggGCTTAG ggcagatgtTGAATCGCTTACTCTCATGAAAAGTTCCCTAAAGCTTTTTCATGAATGGTCCGGTctccaaatgaattgcaacaaaagcaatatATACATCTCCGGATTaccccaagaggagaagatcaaGCTTGCGGACTCTATCAATGTGGAG GAAATAGATGGAATATTGAGGGATTTTCTTTGGAATGGTGCTGCCATGGatggaagaaaagcaaaagttgcttgggaagAGGTTTGTGTGCCTAAAGAGGAGGGAGGTCTCGGCATTATGAGGTGCAAAGTGTGGAACAAGGCTGCCATAAcaaagaatatgtggaagatcctccttGATAAGGGGAACTCACtatgggtggaatggattaag CATGCTTTAGTAAAAGAAGTCattgatgagcatgggtggaaatggccagcAGCGAATTCTTGCCACCTCATGGAGATAAAGGgagctctcccttgctgcccaatgggaggGGAGGATGCTCTAACATGGGCTCCTAATTCTAATGGCAAGTTCACAATCAAATCGGCATGGGAGATTATGAGGAGTAGGAAGGACAAG GTTGAATGGTGTGAGCGTTTGTTGtctcggcataacctaggggcttgtccaaggtatgcttgtgtttaa